A DNA window from Castanea sativa cultivar Marrone di Chiusa Pesio chromosome 7, ASM4071231v1 contains the following coding sequences:
- the LOC142642860 gene encoding uncharacterized protein LOC142642860 isoform X1 produces the protein MKSKGIVDKISTTVKKEIREKWMNLDEDSKLEYKKEARENSEKYANLSHNIPRKARKLFYFEHVNVETNIEHVSKRPQPRICYWGKKEVNQRMLKLHSIGSFDSPKLFVTQMDGGHETENIPLQKQDINESHAMPSQHEDKPNMGFDEAIRRIEQSITNLKDEMLVMQKTVTNIANNVDTFKNDILLELKKTAREHYGHSNDLNLNDIVDVKKEMKSASPYIIQDTMDDDDIVCAKKESKIESTSPVQDKIKQDDTEHTKEVSKIVSMEEDCSVHIAGQTQSNKKPGSKTPLSHNVDVDMMQLTFPHNVRLNASCVTPSSKPKVTRSQKRSPIVTSQAEVPKVNKRQKIKDSLQESRLGDDEDMNEFEPFTEMEKIICNYIFNKNFEESEVLVSMKYEYGDRAAFNTLLPNQWISS, from the exons ATGAAATCTAAGGGCATTGTCGATAAGATAAGCACAACT GTTAAGAAGGAGATTAGAGAAAAGTGGATGAATCTTGATGAAGACTCTAAATTAGAGTACAAGAAGGAAGCACGTGAGAATTCTGAAAAATATGCTAATTTGTCACATAATATTCCTCGCAAAGCACGTAAA ttgttttattttgagCATGTTAATGTTGAAACGAATATTGAACATGTGTCCAAACGACCTCAACCACGTATCTGTTattgggggaaaaaagaagTTAACCAAAGGATGCTTAAATTACATTCAATTGGAAGTTTTGACAGTCCTAAG TTGTTTGTAACACAAATGGATGGTGGACACGAAACAGAAAATATTCCACTACAGAAACAAGATATTAATGAATCTCATGCTATGCCATCTCAACATGAAGACAAGCCAAATATG GGTTTTGATGAAGCAATTCGTAGAATTGAGCAATCAATAACAAATCTTAAAGATGAAATGCTAGTCATGCAGAAAACCGTGACAAATATTGCAAACAATGTGGACACATTTAAGAATGACATTCTTTTGGAGTTAAAGAAAACAGCAAGGGAACATTATGGACATTCCAATGACCTCAACTTAAATGATATTGTAGatgttaaaaaagaaatgaagtcTGCATCTCCATATATAATCCAAGACACAATGGATGACGATGATATAGTATGTGCTAAAAAAGAATCTAAGATAGAGTCTACATCTCCAGTTCAAgacaaaataaaacaagatgATACAGAGCACACTAAAGAAGTATCTAAGATAGTGTCAATGGAGGAAGACTGTAGTGTTCACATTGCTGGGCAAACTCAATCTAATAAAAAACCTGGCAGCAAAACACCCTTATCTCATAATGTG GATGTGGATATGATGCAATTAACTTTCCCTCATAATGTTCGACTTAATGCATCATGTGTTACACCTTCTAGCAAGCCTAAAGTCACCAGATCACAAAAACGCAGCCCAATTGTCACATCACAAGCTGAAGTTCCAAAAGTCAATAAAAggcaaaaaatcaaagattcaTTGCAG GAATCTAGATTGGGTGATGACGAGGATATGAATGAGTTCGAACCATTTACTGAAATGGAGAAGATCATATGTAactacatttttaataaaaattttgaagagag TGAAGTTCTTGTTTCCATGAAATATGAGTATGGTGATCGTGCAGCTTTCAATACCTTGCTCCCTAACCAATGGATAAGCAGTTAG
- the LOC142642860 gene encoding uncharacterized protein LOC142642860 isoform X3: protein MNLDEDSKLEYKKEARENSEKYANLSHNIPRKARKLFYFEHVNVETNIEHVSKRPQPRICYWGKKEVNQRMLKLHSIGSFDSPKLFVTQMDGGHETENIPLQKQDINESHAMPSQHEDKPNMGFDEAIRRIEQSITNLKDEMLVMQKTVTNIANNVDTFKNDILLELKKTAREHYGHSNDLNLNDIVDVKKEMKSASPYIIQDTMDDDDIVCAKKESKIESTSPVQDKIKQDDTEHTKEVSKIVSMEEDCSVHIAGQTQSNKKPGSKTPLSHNVDVDMMQLTFPHNVRLNASCVTPSSKPKVTRSQKRSPIVTSQAEVPKVNKRQKIKDSLQESRLGDDEDMNEFEPFTEMEKIICNYIFNKNFEESEVLVSMKYEYGDRAAFNTLLPNQWISS from the exons ATGAATCTTGATGAAGACTCTAAATTAGAGTACAAGAAGGAAGCACGTGAGAATTCTGAAAAATATGCTAATTTGTCACATAATATTCCTCGCAAAGCACGTAAA ttgttttattttgagCATGTTAATGTTGAAACGAATATTGAACATGTGTCCAAACGACCTCAACCACGTATCTGTTattgggggaaaaaagaagTTAACCAAAGGATGCTTAAATTACATTCAATTGGAAGTTTTGACAGTCCTAAG TTGTTTGTAACACAAATGGATGGTGGACACGAAACAGAAAATATTCCACTACAGAAACAAGATATTAATGAATCTCATGCTATGCCATCTCAACATGAAGACAAGCCAAATATG GGTTTTGATGAAGCAATTCGTAGAATTGAGCAATCAATAACAAATCTTAAAGATGAAATGCTAGTCATGCAGAAAACCGTGACAAATATTGCAAACAATGTGGACACATTTAAGAATGACATTCTTTTGGAGTTAAAGAAAACAGCAAGGGAACATTATGGACATTCCAATGACCTCAACTTAAATGATATTGTAGatgttaaaaaagaaatgaagtcTGCATCTCCATATATAATCCAAGACACAATGGATGACGATGATATAGTATGTGCTAAAAAAGAATCTAAGATAGAGTCTACATCTCCAGTTCAAgacaaaataaaacaagatgATACAGAGCACACTAAAGAAGTATCTAAGATAGTGTCAATGGAGGAAGACTGTAGTGTTCACATTGCTGGGCAAACTCAATCTAATAAAAAACCTGGCAGCAAAACACCCTTATCTCATAATGTG GATGTGGATATGATGCAATTAACTTTCCCTCATAATGTTCGACTTAATGCATCATGTGTTACACCTTCTAGCAAGCCTAAAGTCACCAGATCACAAAAACGCAGCCCAATTGTCACATCACAAGCTGAAGTTCCAAAAGTCAATAAAAggcaaaaaatcaaagattcaTTGCAG GAATCTAGATTGGGTGATGACGAGGATATGAATGAGTTCGAACCATTTACTGAAATGGAGAAGATCATATGTAactacatttttaataaaaattttgaagagag TGAAGTTCTTGTTTCCATGAAATATGAGTATGGTGATCGTGCAGCTTTCAATACCTTGCTCCCTAACCAATGGATAAGCAGTTAG
- the LOC142642860 gene encoding uncharacterized protein LOC142642860 isoform X2 codes for MKSKGIVDKISTTVKKEIREKWMNLDEDSKLEYKKEARENSEKYANLSHNIPRKARKLFYFEHVNVETNIEHVSKRPQPRICYWGKKEVNQRMLKLHSIGSFDSPKLFVTQMDGGHETENIPLQKQDINESHAMPSQHEDKPNMGFDEAIRRIEQSITNLKDEMLVMQKTVTNIANNVDTFKNDILLELKKTAREHYGHSNDLNLNDIVDVKKEMKSASPYIIQDTMDDDDIVCAKKESKIESTSPVQDKIKQDDTEHTKEVSKIVSMEEDCSVHIAGQTQSNKKPGSKTPLSHNVDVDMMQLTFPHNVRLNASCVTPSSKPKVTRSQKRSPIVTSQAEVPKVNKRQKIKDSLQESRLGDDEDMNEFEPFTEMEKIICNYIFNKNFEESSCFHEI; via the exons ATGAAATCTAAGGGCATTGTCGATAAGATAAGCACAACT GTTAAGAAGGAGATTAGAGAAAAGTGGATGAATCTTGATGAAGACTCTAAATTAGAGTACAAGAAGGAAGCACGTGAGAATTCTGAAAAATATGCTAATTTGTCACATAATATTCCTCGCAAAGCACGTAAA ttgttttattttgagCATGTTAATGTTGAAACGAATATTGAACATGTGTCCAAACGACCTCAACCACGTATCTGTTattgggggaaaaaagaagTTAACCAAAGGATGCTTAAATTACATTCAATTGGAAGTTTTGACAGTCCTAAG TTGTTTGTAACACAAATGGATGGTGGACACGAAACAGAAAATATTCCACTACAGAAACAAGATATTAATGAATCTCATGCTATGCCATCTCAACATGAAGACAAGCCAAATATG GGTTTTGATGAAGCAATTCGTAGAATTGAGCAATCAATAACAAATCTTAAAGATGAAATGCTAGTCATGCAGAAAACCGTGACAAATATTGCAAACAATGTGGACACATTTAAGAATGACATTCTTTTGGAGTTAAAGAAAACAGCAAGGGAACATTATGGACATTCCAATGACCTCAACTTAAATGATATTGTAGatgttaaaaaagaaatgaagtcTGCATCTCCATATATAATCCAAGACACAATGGATGACGATGATATAGTATGTGCTAAAAAAGAATCTAAGATAGAGTCTACATCTCCAGTTCAAgacaaaataaaacaagatgATACAGAGCACACTAAAGAAGTATCTAAGATAGTGTCAATGGAGGAAGACTGTAGTGTTCACATTGCTGGGCAAACTCAATCTAATAAAAAACCTGGCAGCAAAACACCCTTATCTCATAATGTG GATGTGGATATGATGCAATTAACTTTCCCTCATAATGTTCGACTTAATGCATCATGTGTTACACCTTCTAGCAAGCCTAAAGTCACCAGATCACAAAAACGCAGCCCAATTGTCACATCACAAGCTGAAGTTCCAAAAGTCAATAAAAggcaaaaaatcaaagattcaTTGCAG GAATCTAGATTGGGTGATGACGAGGATATGAATGAGTTCGAACCATTTACTGAAATGGAGAAGATCATATGTAactacatttttaataaaaattttgaagagag TTCTTGTTTCCATGAAATATGA